One genomic segment of Kogia breviceps isolate mKogBre1 chromosome 11, mKogBre1 haplotype 1, whole genome shotgun sequence includes these proteins:
- the MORN2 gene encoding MORN repeat-containing protein 2 yields the protein MNGFGRLEHFSGAVYEGHFKDNMFHGLGTYTFPNGAKYTGNFNENRVEGEGQYTDIQGLEWCGNFHFTAAPGLRLKLHM from the exons ATGAATGGTTTTGGAAGACTTGAGCATTTTTCAGGAGCAGTATATGAAGGACACTTTAAGGACAATATGTTTCATGGACTGGGGACTTACACATTCCCAAATGGGGCAAAGTACACTGGAAATTTCAATGAAAATAg GGTGGAAGGTGAAGGACAATATACTGACATCCAAGGACTAGAATGGTGTGGTAACTTTCATTTCACAGCTGCTCCAGGCCTGAGGCTAAAGCTCCACATGTAG